From one Treponema denticola genomic stretch:
- a CDS encoding cytidine deaminase produces MEISSQLENLFKKALKAAKNAYAPYSNFHVGAAILLKDDSIVTGVNVENRSYGLTNCAERTAIFKAVSEGKTDFKAIAIATPDADYPVSPCGACRQVISEFMGGDTPVIFGSSLDNVVLTDVKGIYPFDALHELKK; encoded by the coding sequence ATGGAAATTTCAAGTCAGTTAGAAAACTTATTCAAAAAAGCCCTTAAGGCTGCAAAAAATGCCTATGCCCCCTACTCCAATTTTCATGTAGGAGCGGCTATTTTGTTAAAAGACGATTCGATTGTAACGGGTGTAAATGTAGAAAACCGCTCGTACGGCCTTACAAACTGTGCAGAGCGGACTGCAATATTTAAAGCGGTTTCTGAAGGAAAAACGGATTTTAAGGCCATCGCTATTGCAACGCCCGATGCGGACTATCCCGTAAGCCCCTGCGGAGCCTGCAGGCAGGTTATTTCGGAATTTATGGGCGGAGATACGCCGGTAATCTTCGGTTCATCGCTCGATAATGTAGTGCTTACGGATGTTAAAGGAATCTATCCATTTGATGCCCTGCACGAATTAAAAAAATGA